TTACTACGACGAATCAGATGCATCAAAATTTCAGTATCTGAGTTAGAATGAAAAATTGCACCATCTTTTTCCAATTCTTTTCGCAAACTCTTGGCGTTGGTTAGATTTCCATTATGAGCAAGACCACACGAGCTATCATAAAATTTGAATAAAAATGGCTGAATATTATCTACACTGCCATTTCCAGCAGTTGCATAGCGGACATGACCAATCGCAGATTCGCCATTCAGTGCAGTTAGCGAGCGGTCATCTTTGAACACTTCAGATAATAGCCCCAACCCGCGATAACCATTTAATTTCCCCTCATGATTAGAAACGATGCCTGCACCTTCTTGTCCGCGATGCTGCAAACTATGAAGACCAAAATACGTTACTCGAGCAGCATCTGGATGACCCCAAATCCCAAAAACTCCGCATTCCTCATTTAGACTTTTTACTTCATAAGACATGGAATAGCTTCCTCCCAGACTTCTCTCGCCTTTTGTGTCATCACTTCGATTTTTTGATCAGCAGTTTTAATCTTGAGCAATCCATTATTAGTAACTACACCGATTTTTCGAGCCGAGTCTTTTACTAGTTGTTCAAAAGCAACTTGATTTTCAGGTTTCACTGAGACAACAAAACGGGATTGTGTTTCAGAAAACAACAGCGCAGTATCCATTGCTGCATCCACATCTATACCAACATTCTTTTTAAATGCAGATTCTGCTAAGGCGATTGCTAAACCGCCTTCTGAACAATCATGAGCACTTGCAACCAAGCCTGCTTCAATCGCTTTTGAAACTAACTGTTGATGTTCTTTTTCAATCATTAAATCAAAGTCCATCAATTTTCCTTCGATTCGACCTAAGTGCATTTTTTGGATTTCAGTACCATTAAAATCTGCATTTGTTTCCCCTATCACATAAATCAAATCGTTTGCTGCTTTAAAGTCTTGTGTCGTTATATTCTTCAAATCACTGATCAATCCAACCATACCAATAACAGGTGTGGGATAAATTGCTTTACCATCAGTCTCGTTATATAAAGAAACATTTCCGGAAATTACTGGCGTCTCTAAAACTTCACATGCTCTTGCTATTCCATCAGCAGATGTCCACAGCTCCCAAAACCCTTCCGGTTTATCCGGTGAGCCATAATTTAAGCAGTCAGTGATCGCTAAAGGCTGACCGCCGCTGGCAACAATATTTCTTGCAGCTTCTGCCACTGCTATTTGTCCGCCAACTTCCGGATCCAAATAAAGATAACGCGCATTACAATCTGTCGTCATCGCTAACGCTTTATTCGTTCCGCGAACGCGTAAAACAGCTGCATCACTACCAGGTAATACGACCGTATTCGTTCGCACTTGGGCGTCGTAGGTTTCATAAATGACTTTCTTAGAAGCGATAGTCGGCTGTTGCAGCAAAGCAAGCAATGTTTGAGTTCCGTCGATTACTTCCGGATAGAAATCTTCCATTGAAGCAAAAGCACTGATTCTAGCTGGTTCTTGTTTTTCCTTTTGATACACTGGTGCATCTTCTGCCAATGTATCCACAGGTAAATTAGCAACTTCTATGCCGTTATGATTCAAACGATAAAGCCCATCATCTGTCACTTTCCCAATCGTCACAGCGTCCAAATCATATTTTTGAAACAAGTCAATAACTGTTTGTTCATGTCCTTTTTCAACACAGATCAACATACGTTCCTGCGATTCAGATAACATCATCTCATAAGGTGTCATGCCTATTTCACGCTGTGGTACATCATCTAGATCTAAAATCAAACCAGAACCAGCTTTTGAAGCCATTTCAGCACTAGAAGAAACCAGACCAGCCGCACCCATATCTTGAATGCCCACCAAAATATCTGAGTGGTTCAAGATCAATTCTAAACAAGCTTCAAGTAAAAGTTTTTCCATGAATGGATCACCAACTTGAACGGCAGAACGTTGCTGCTCTTCACCCTCAACAAATTCTTCAGAAGCAAATGTCGCTCCATGAATGCCATCGCGTCCTGTTTTCGCTCCGACATACATGATAGCATTCCCGACGCCTTTAGCTTGTCCTTTTTGAATATCTTTATGATCGATCAAACCGACACACATCGCATTTACTAAAGGATTGCCTTCGTAGCAAGGATCAAAAGCAACTTCACCACCGACAGTTGGGATTCCGATACAATTTCCATAACCGCTAATCCCAGCAACCACTTCTTCTAAAAGGTATTTTGTCCGATCATTTGTCAGTTCACCAAACCGTAAAGAATCCAACAGCGCAATGGGTCTTGCCCCCATACTAAAAATGTCTCTAATGATCCCACCGACGCCAGTTGCTGCACCTTCATACGGTTCAACCGCTGAGGGATGATTATGACTTTCCGCTTTGAATACCACTGCTTGCCCATCACCGATATCGACGATCCCCGCACCTTCACCAGGCCCTTGCAACACTTGCGGTCCTGAGGTAGGAAATTTTCGTAAAACCGGCTTCGAATTTTTATACGAACAATGCTCGCTCCACATCACTGAGAATAGACCCGTTTCTGTGTAATTCGGCATGCGGCCTAAAATATCCTCTTCGATCATTCGATACTCTTCATCTGTTAAACCCCAGTCAGAATAGATTCGTTGGTTTTTGATGTCTTCTGGCGTTGGTTCCGTTACTTTCATCATACGTTTATCCGTTCCTTTTCATAGTTTTTAACAATCGATTTAAAAAAGCGCAGGCCATCATCAGAGCCTAAAAGACTTTCTACAGCTCGTTCCGGATGCGGCATCATCCCTAAAACATTCCCTTTTTCGTTAATGATCCCAGCAATATTTTCAATACTTCCATTAGGATTTTCATCTGCATACGTAAAGACGATTTGCTGGTTTTTTTTCAGCGTTTCGAGCGTTTCCTCATCACAATAATAATTTCCCTCGCCGTGTGCTACCGGTATTTGAATGCATTCTTCAGCTTTGTACTCGGAGGTGAAATTTGTTTGATTATTCACCACTTTCAACGACACCGTTTTACAAACAAAATGAAGTGACTCATTGCGAATCAACGCTCCCGGCAGCAACCCAGCTTCTGTCAAGATCTGAAAGCCGTTACAGGTACCGAAAACTGGTTTTCCTTCATCCGCAAACCGAACGACTTCATCGATAATTTTAGAAAAACGGACAATCGCCCCACATCTAAGGTAGTCACCATATGAAAAGCCGCCAGGTATCAATACCCCATCAAATCCTTCTAAACTCTCTGCATCATGGCGAACATATTCTGCCTCTTCCCCTAAAATGTCTCTAACAGCCCATAAAAGATCCATATCACAATTCGAGCCAGGAAAAACAATGACCGCAAATTTCATTTTATAACTCCTCCGTGATTTCATAACGATAGGTTTCCATATTGACATTCGCTAGTAATTTATCACAAATTTCTTCAATTACAGTTTCAACAGCCCGATCACTTTGTGCCACTTTGATTTCAAAGTATTTTCCTATCCGAATTTCTTCGATTTCATTGAATCCTAAGCGATGAACCGCTCCTTTGACCGCTTCACCTTGAGGATCTAATACAGAATCTTTGTACGTAACATAGACTTTTACTAAGTAATTCATTGACTATTCTCCTTTTTTATCGTTAATTGAATCTTTTTTCCAAACGAGTTAATACTTCTTGGTACACAGGGATGATTTCACCTAAATTTTTACGATAGACATCTTTATCTAGAGGTTGATTTGTTTTAAAATCCCATAAACGGCACGTATCAGGGGTAATCTCATCAGCTAATAAAATCGTTCCATCAGAACATCTGCCAAATTCAATTTTAAAATCAACTAAACGTAGATCGATTTCTCTGAAAATCTCAATCAGCAGTTGATTGACTTTATGCGCTTCGTCTTTGATTTTTTTGATTTCCTCTTCATTCGCAATACCAAGAATTTTGACATGGTCATCATTGATCAATGGATCATCTAATGAATCTTCCTTAAAATAGAATTCCAAAATCGGTTCTGCTAATTCTACTCCTTCTTCAAAAGCTAATCGCTTGGCAAAACTGCCAGCAGAAATGTTTCTGATCACAACTTCTAAAGGAATGATTGCTAATGGTCGCACCAATTGTTCGTGTTTTGATATTTTCTTAATGAAATGACTCGACATTCCTTTTTGTGCGAGCTGCTCAAAAATCAATGCGGTTATTTGATTGTTGAGCATTCCTTTACCTTGAACAATATCTTTCCTAGCTCCATTCAAAGCAGTCGCCTGATCTAAGTATTCCACTCGCAATTTCTCAGGATCATCTGTTTTAAATAGCCTTTTCGCTTTGCCTTCATACAACAACATATCTTCCATCTCAATCCAGCACTCTCTTTCCGTACATTTTTTATTATTGAAATAAAAATCATTCGTATAATATCTTTGTTTACATTTTAACAAGCAATATTCTAGGCGTCAACAAAATCATTAACAATAATAGAACATTTCATATAAACGTTCGTGTTTGTTAAAAAAGCTCTTTTTTTCATTCTTCACTCATCGGAAAAACAGCTGTAAGCATTTACAATGAATGGTAAAAATGGTATGCTAATAAAAAATAACTTGCTTAACATGTTCACTATTCTTTAGTGATGATTTTTAGGAGGGACCTCAAGAATGACTAGCGATTATGACCATTTGACTCAGGAATTTTTGGCAGGATTAGTGCTTGAAGAACGAACGAAATTGTATAATGACCTATTAGCCTTAGAAGAAGTTCATAAGTTGAATCAGCACAGCTCTTACTACACATTTAGAAATTTGAAGCGTATTTTTCAGCGACATTCTGAACGAAGAAAACGTACGTTTCGTTATATAAATAGCCATAACAACGAACTGTTGATCCATCAAATCCACGAACAACATTTCTGTAAAAATAAATATTGTATTCAGATTTACTTTAATTCAAAAGAGTGCAATTATTCATTTATCGATCAATTACTTACTGCGCTCAAAGCGCCTTCTGCTTCTCCATTGAGAAACTTAAGAGAGATAGCCATTTAAAAGTCAGAAACTCTTAGAGATATAGCTAAGAGTTTTTTTGATCACTAGAGGAGGGTTTATGGAAAAACTAAAAGTTAAAGTAACAGTCGATCGACCTGTTGGTTATCTAGATTCCTTTAATAATCGTTACCCAGTAAATTATGGTTACATTGAAGGAGTGATAGGCGGAGACGGCGAAGAACAAGATGCATATATTTTAAATGTACCAGCAAAAAAGCTAGATGTATTTATTGGCATCGTCACAGCAGTGATCCATCGAAATGTTGATATTGAAACGAAATGGATCGTTATACCAGAAGGTTCAACGATCTCTGTAGATGAAATCACAACACAGACTTATTTTATTGAACAACACTTTGATAGTCATATTGAACTTCTTTAGATAAAAAGAGAGTATCCACCAAAAGTAATGATTTCTTTTGGCGACACTCTCTTTTTGTTATTACGCTAATCCGACACGCTCAAAAATAACGTCAACATTTTTTAAATGATAATTATAATCAAATGCATCATCAAGTTCTTCTTTAGATAACACTGAGGTAATCTTTTCATCAGCTTCAAGTAATGGTCTGAACGCTGTTTGATGATCCCAAGCATAAGCCGTTTTCGGCTGAACTAAATCATAAGCCGCTTCCCTTGTCATGCCATGATCGATCAGTTTTAATAATACTCGTTGGCTGTAGATCAGTCCAAATGTTGCATCCATGTTGCGCTTCATATTTTCTGGAAAAACAGTCAGATTTTTCACGATCGTGGAGAAACGATTCAACATATAATTTAGTAAAATCGTCGTATCAGGAATAATGATTCGTTCCGCAGAAGAGTGAGAAATATCTCTTTCATGCCATAAAGTGACATTTTCATAGGCTGTCACCATATGTCCGCGAATCACACGAGCAAGCCCCGTCATATTTTCCGAACCAATTGGATTTCGTTTATGCGGCATCGCAGAAGAACCTTTTTGACCTTTTGCAAAAAACTCTTCCACTTCTCGTGTTTCAGATTTTTGCAGACCGCGAATCTCTGTTGCAAATTTTTCGATACTTGTTGCAATCAGCGCCATTGCAGAAACATATTCAGCATGCAAATCACGCGGTAAAACTTGGGTAGAAATTTCCTGCGCTCTGATGCCTAAATGCTCACAAACATATTCTTCAACAAAAGGAGGAATATTCGCAAACGTTCCAACCGCACCGCTGATTTTCCCAGCTTCTACGCCTTTAGCTGCATGATCAAAACGCTCAAGATTTCGTTTCATTTCTGAATACCATAAAGCTAGCTTCAACCCAAAAGTAGTTGGTTCAGCATGAACACCGTGTGTACGGCCCATCATGACTGTATGTTTATGTTCTCTAGCCTTTTCACCAACGATTTCTGTAAAACGTGCGAGATCTGCTCTTAAAATATCATTGGCCTGCTTCAATTGATAGCCATAAGCTGTATCAACGACATCTGTACTCGTCAAACCATAATGTACCCATTTACGTTCTTCACCTAACGTTTCAGATACAGCTCTGGTAAATGCTACAACATCATGACGTGTTTCTGCCTCGATTTCTAAAATTCTTGCAACATCAAATGAAGCATTTTCACGAATTTTCTGTACATCCTCTTTTGGTATTTCACCTAGTTCCGCCCAAGCTTCATCGGCTAAAATCTCAACTTCAAGCCAAGCTTTATAGCGATTCTCATCTGTCCAAATAGCACCCATCTCTGGTCGTGTATAACGATCAATCATTCGTTTATCTGCTCCTTTTTAATCCCAAATAGTTGTTTGATAAATTTCTTCTAAGGTTTCGTATATATCCTCTGTCAAAATCGTGATATGCCCCATCTTGCGGCCTTTTTTTGCTTCTGCTTTACCATAATAATGAAAATGCCACTCTGGTTTTTCAGCGATCACATCCATCGTTTCATACATTTCATCACCTAAAATATTGACCATCACCGCTTCTGATAATAGTTCAACTTCGGCCAACGGCCAGCCGCAAATCCCCCGAATGTGGGCATCAAATTGACTCATCGAGCACGCTTCGATCGAGTAATGTCCTGAATTGTGCGGTCTTGGTGCCAACTCATTGACATAAATACCACCATCATTGGTCAAAAACATTTCAACAGCTAGTGTTCCAGCTAAATCGACCGATTCAGCAATGACACGAGCGATACGCTGCGCTTCAGCAACAACATCGTCATTGACTCTAGCAGGCGCAATCGTTTCATGCAAAATATTATTGCGGTGAATATTTTCTACGACAGGGAAAACAGTATATTGTCCCTGCCCATTTCCGCTTACTAGAACAGATATCTCTTTTTCATAAGGAATCCAGGCTTCCAAGACGCAGGTTCCCTCTCTTAAAAGATGCATCGCAGAAGAAACATCAGAAGTACTGTATAAGACAAATTGCCCTTTGCCATCATAACCGCCTCTAGTTGTCTTCAGCACACACGGGTAACCGATGCCGTCAATCGCATCCTGAATATCTGTTGGGCTAACGATTGTTGCATACGGAGCAATCACTATATTATTTTCTTCAAGAAATGATTTCTCTAATAAGCGGTCTTGAGTAATCGCTAAAAGATCGGAACCTTGAGGGATCTCTGTCAAATCTTGCACCTGCATCAACGCTTCAACATCGACATTTTCAAATTCATACGTCAACACTTGAGCACGGCTCGCTAACTCTTTTAGTGCTTCAACATCATCATATTCAGCCAATAAATGCCAATCGGCGACCTGCGCTGCGGGACAATCAACAGTCGGATCTAAAACTCCTACGCGAAAGCCCATTTCACGAGCGCTAAGCGCCATCATTCTGCCCAATTGTCCGCCACCAATGATTCCGATCATTTGACCTGGCAATAATGGTTTATTCAAGTTCATCACTACTTTCCATCACTGTTTGTTCAAGAAATTTACGCTCAGCGTCTAATTTCCCTGCTAATTCTACATCATACATGGAAAGCATCTGAACTGCAAGCAATCCTGCATTGACTGCTCCTGCACGACCGATCGCAGTCGTTGCTACAGGGACGCCTCCTGGCATTTGTACGATCGATAACAAAGAATCTATTCCATTTAATGCTTTCGACTGAACAGGTACTCCTATCACCGGTAATGTTGTTTTAGCAGCGATCATCCCTGGTAAATGGGCGGCACCGCCAGCTCCTGCGATAATCACTTTAATGCCACGGGCTCTTGCCCCTTCAGCGAAACTAAACATATAGTCCGGCGTTCGATGAGCAGATACGACCTTTTTTTCATAAGGAACACCAAATGCTTCTAAACGATCACACGCTTCTTTCATTGTCGGCCAATCCGATGTACTTCCCATTACTACTGAAACCACGACAGACATAAGATTCCCCTTTCTCTATTCCCCTTCATTTTAGCAAGGCTCAAGCAAGGTGTCAAAATAAAATCGAATATTATAGTGATTTTTAATCTTATCGTTCGTATATACAGATAAAACAAAGAAAAACCAAAAAATCATTCGGTTTTTCTTTGTTTTATTTATTCAGTTATTCCTCTAATTTCAGACCATTGAAAAGTAAATTCAAAATAATCGCTGTCAGACTGCTCATCACAATGCCATTTCCAGTAAACATACGTAAGGTTTCAGGCATTTGCTGGAATAAAGTCGGCATCATATTAAAGCCAAGACCAAAACCAATCGATATCGCAATGATCAGCAAGTTCTTGTCGTTCGTATAATCAACTTTAGATAACATACGCATCCCTTGAACAGCTACCATTCCAAACATAACTAGCATTCCCCCACCTAAAACAGGTTCTGGGATAATTTGAGCTACAGCACCAACTTTCGGCAATAGTCCTAAGGCGATCAAGAAAAATGCTGAGTAATAGATCGGGCGGCGAGTTTTGATTCCTGAAAGCTGAACCAGACCGACATTTTGAGAAAAACCAGTATAAGGGAACGTATTGAAGATTCCACCTAGAATAACAGCTAAACCTTCTGCTCTATAGCCTTTTTTAAGCTCTTCTTCCCCGATTTGTTTCCCAGTGATATCCCCTAAAGCAAAATAGACACCCGTTGATTCAACCATACTTACGATCGAAATGATCACCATCAAGACAATCGATGACAAATCAAAGGTCGGCGCGCCAAAATAAAAGGGCTGTGGAAAATGGAACCAGGTAGCCTCACCAACCGGAGCCAAATCAACCTGACCTAATACTGCAGCTAACAGCGTACCTCCGACTAAACCAACGAGAACCGCAATCGATTTAATAAAGCCACGACCCCAAACTTGGATCACAATAATCAAAGCAATCGTTATAAATGCCAGAAGTAAATTTGTCCCATCGCCAAATTCTTTCGCAGAAGCCATTCCTCCGCCCATTTTTTCAACAGCTACTGGAATCAGTGTCAGTCCGATCACCGTGATCACCGTTCCTGTGACTAATGGAGGAAACAATTTTTTGATTTTCGAAAATATTCCTGAAACCAATACAACAAAAATCCCAGAAGCAATAATCGAACCATAAATTGCACCGATCCCCTTATCGTTTCCAATCATGATCAATGGGGCAACGGCTTGAATCGCACATCCTAATACAACAGGTAACCCTATGCCAAAAAATCGATTGACCGTCAATTGCAATAAAGTAGCTATTCCACACATAAAAATATCAATGGAAATTAAATAAGTCATCTGTTCTGAATTAAAATTTAGTCCTGTACCGATCAATAGCGGAACAGCTACCGCGCCAGCATACATTGCTAATAAATGCTGCAACCCTAAAACGGCCGCCTTCCCATTTTCGGGGTTCTGTTGATTCAACTCTTTATTTTGATTTTCTTCATTTGCCAACTTTATGCATCCCCCTCAAGAAATTCGACTTCGCCATTTTGTAAAGAAGCAATGCGGGCTAAAGATATGACTTTCATGCCCATTTCCTCTAACAGCGAACGACCATCTTGAAATGACTTTTCGATCACGATACCAATGCCATCTACATCAGCACCAGCTTGTTGGCATAATTCGATCAGTCCTTTTGCTGCTTGACCATTTGCTAAGAAGTCATCAATGATCAATACTTTATCTTCACTAGATAAAAATTTTCTAGAAATTGAAATCTGACTCGTCACTTGTTTTGTAAAAGAGTATACAGACGAGGTCAGTAACTCTTCGTCCATCGTTAAGCTTTTTGCTTTACGAGCAAAAATCATTGGCACGTTCAATTTTTTGGCTGCAAAAAGAGCTGGAGCAATCCCTGAAGCTTCGATTGTAACAACTTTTGTAATTCCCGCATTTGCAAATACCTCTGCAAAACGATAACCGATCGCTTCCATCAACACAGGATCGACCTGATGGGTCACAAAGCTGTCAACTTTCAATACGCCCTCTCCCAAAACTCTCCCGTCTTCTTTGATTCGGTTTACTAGTTCTTCCATTTCTTCCGACTCCTTCATCCTATTTTTATAAAAACAAAAAAAGCCTTCTCCTGCAAAAAAGCAAAAAAGGCCCTCAGACTCTTTTTCGCTTATAGACCGACATTTACGGTGCCGGGTAGAGACAGTCATCCATATTATGACCATATATAAGCTCTTGTATTACTATACAATAGTACAAAACTCTGAAAATTTCAATGAAAAGAATAAATTTTCATTGAAATCTTACAGAGCTTTATTTACAATTATTATTTATTTGTTCCTCATTTTTTGATGAATGCAGCGTTTCCGCCTGTCGGTAATGCCGTATTTTTAGGTACTACTCTGATTTCGATCGCTTCTAGACGTTTAGATAACCCTTGCGTTCCAGAAGATTGTCCATTCTTCGTCCATGCTTGCCAGCCATAGTCTTGAGAGTGAACCCGGTATTGCACATCATATTGTGTGGCAGCCGTTCCAGTTAATTGGATTTGAATCGCCTCTAAGCGTTTCTTTTGTCCTGTTGTTCCACTTAAAGCATTATTTGCTTTCCAACCTTGCCAGCCGATATCTTGAATATGTGTTTTATATTGGATTCCTCCATTAACAGACGAATCCAGCTTGATTTGAATTCCTTCTAAGCGTTTCTTTTGTCCCGTACTTCCACTTGATTGTCCAGCCGCCACATAACCGCCCCAGCCGAAATCTTGGACATGGGTACGATAGCTCACTAAATTGGGAATCGCAGGTGCACTATTTTTAATTACTCGTACCGCAAAATCTGGTTTAAAATAGCTTGTTGAATTGATTTTGACTACTTCATTCACGTTTGGTGCGTGGATATACTGGTTATTACCTATTGCAATCGCCACATGGTACGTATTTCCTTTAGCTCCCCAAAAATAAAGATCCCCAGGTTCTGCTTGGGCAACACTGATTTGATCACCAGATTTTTCTTGCGGCACAGTATAATCACCGATGTTTTTTCCTATTACTTGTAAGTAAACGTACCGAGTCAAGCCAGAACAATCAAACACATTTGGACCTTTTCCGCCCCAAGCATATGGTTTCCCTAGATGTTTTCTTGCTTCATTTACAACTTGTGTTTTCTGTGAAGCTGCTGCAAACGTAACTGCACTTCTAGCTGCAGGTTGTTCTTCGATCGTTTCTAATGAAAAATCAGGCATCTCCTGAATTTTCTGGATCTGTTCAGCTGTATAACCAGCTTCGAGTGCCTCCTGATAGCTTTCGTCTCCAAATACCTCTGTCGCTTCAGCCGAATGGGTTGCCCCAAACGCGAAGAACATCAGGGCAGCCCCAACTATGTAACAATACTTTTTCATTATTTTCCCAACTCCTACTCTCTCATTCGATTTAATTTAATGATAACATAAAAATAAAATAATTATAGACTAGTAAAGCTAGCTTATTTAATTTTTCATCGTTTTGTAATATAACCTGATTTTTGTAACCATTAAAAAAAAGTGATCATAAGGAAATTTTTCCCTTCATTGATCACTTAGTATGTTGTTCATCGATCCTACTGATCGTTTTCTTTTTCTAAATTTCTATACTTATCCATTTTATGGCTAAAGAGTTCACCATTGCTAGGTGGAGTATAGGTAATGGCATTTGCGCCAGCTGCGATCGTTTCAGTGATTGATTCATCTGTCGGGCCACCCGTTGCAATGATCGGCAACGTAGGATATTTTTCTCTGAAATAGCGAACCGTTTCTGC
This sequence is a window from Enterococcus wangshanyuanii. Protein-coding genes within it:
- a CDS encoding NlpC/P60 family protein; translated protein: MKKYCYIVGAALMFFAFGATHSAEATEVFGDESYQEALEAGYTAEQIQKIQEMPDFSLETIEEQPAARSAVTFAAASQKTQVVNEARKHLGKPYAWGGKGPNVFDCSGLTRYVYLQVIGKNIGDYTVPQEKSGDQISVAQAEPGDLYFWGAKGNTYHVAIAIGNNQYIHAPNVNEVVKINSTSYFKPDFAVRVIKNSAPAIPNLVSYRTHVQDFGWGGYVAAGQSSGSTGQKKRLEGIQIKLDSSVNGGIQYKTHIQDIGWQGWKANNALSGTTGQKKRLEAIQIQLTGTAATQYDVQYRVHSQDYGWQAWTKNGQSSGTQGLSKRLEAIEIRVVPKNTALPTGGNAAFIKK